In Lathyrus oleraceus cultivar Zhongwan6 chromosome 2, CAAS_Psat_ZW6_1.0, whole genome shotgun sequence, the DNA window ATACAGTGTTACACGTAAATCCTCCACTTGAGCTTGGCAAAGAAGCTATTTGTCTGGATAACTAACCAATCTGCATCTCCAATTTTTTTATAAATGCATCATGGTTTCTACTCATTGTTTCATGGTTCTTATTTACCATATCAAAGCTAATTTGAGTGACTTTAATGAAATTCTGCACGATTTCTTCCAACTGTGAAGGTTTCCTTTGAAACGATGCTTGTTGACCTTGTTGCATACCTTGGTTAGCACTTGAATTTTGATTATTTCTCCAATAGAAATTTGGGTGATCCTGCCAACCCGGATTGTAGGTGTTGGAATACGGGTTGTTTTTCCAAAAATTAGTAAATTGGACTTCCTCACCTGACCCTTCCAAATAGCATCTTTCATTTGCATGTTCTCCTCCACAAAAATCACACGTAAGTGCTTGTACCTGACTCACGTTATCTTTACCTAGGTTGTTTTCAGCTAGCTTTTTATTTAACAATTTAATCTTAGCTAAAATAGCAGTATGGGTATCAACAACTAACATACCTTTAGGCGTGCCCATGATTTCGATTTTTACCGACCTTTTTATTTTTGAACAATACTCATTCATACACATCTTCTCAATAAGGTCTTTCACTTGTGGTTCAGTCATTGATCGGGTAGTGCCTCCTGCAGAAGCATCCAACAACATATGTGTTTGAGTCTTGAGACCTTTAATGAAATTTTGTATTTGCTCCTTATTATTTATATTGTGATTTGGGCATCTACGTAACAAAAGTTTGAATATTTCCCATGAGTCATAAAGTGACTTAGTTTCCTGCTGCTCAAAATTTACAATTTCTGCCCAGCGCTCGGTAAACTGAGTATTAGTGAAGAATCTTTCTAGGAATTTGTCCTCATATTCCTTCCAAGTGATTGTTCCACTTGGAAGGAAAAGTAACCAATCCTTAGACCTTCCAATTAATGATAACATAAACAACCTCAATTTAACCCGGTCTTCAGTGACATCTGTTGGTTTGCACATTGAAGTTGTTTCGTAAAAGTGTGCAAGATGCTTCCACGGGTCTCTAATCGCGTCTCGTCGAACGAATTGTCACGTAATGCTGAAATCACATAATTCTTAATATCAAAGTTTGTAGGGTCTTCCGGTACAAACCCTCATAAAACCTGTTCTTCATCGGTTCATTTACAATAATCCTCCATAGTTTTGGATGGTATAGCTGCCATGGTGACTTCTTCTTCTGAGTCACAAAAAATCAGAGGTTGATCTTCAACTAAGATCCCTTGAGCTATATTTGCTCCCTAATTGCTCTCCTGATAGCACGTACAGTCCTTTCAATTTCTAGATCAAACGATGTCAATGTCGATCCTGAGTTGCACATACATAAACATGAAATACCTCAGTAGCACTATGattattaagaaaataaaataaaaatcaaaaagaCTAAAAATAAAACGTTACACAAACGACACCTTGTTGAGATATCAACAGTCTCTGGCAACGACGCAAAAACGTGATGGCTTCTCGACATGTGTACCAATAGTATCGCAGTAATAAAAGAGACCGAATCCACAGAGACTGCTTCTAAcaagacaaaatgtgtgcaatGTATAAAAACTAGTAAGAATGGGGTTTTTGAGTTGTAATGCGAAAAGTAAATAAGAGTTTAAACTGAATTACGAAAGCGGTCAAATTGTGTTTAGAATCCCatatttctctattgttgatgtttgatgccttgtatgaatgatCTTATCATTTTAACATAACGGCGAATTAACAAAGTCGTTATAACCGATCCCTCATTAAATAACCCACTAACCACTACTCAGAGCTTTCTATCTCTAGTCCGCTAGCGTAAGTAGGGTTAGGCGATGCATAAAACGTTAATTCCATATGCCATTACTCGGGGTGTCCTATTCCTATCCAACCagcgtaagtacaacaattgTCCTAGGTCAAACACATAAGTTAAGGGTCAGTATTCTCTATGTGCccaaaataaatttaaaagagtattgttagggaccaattatcactacttttcatatatttttattggtcccttttaccgttttcttattgaattacacacttttattctcacaatttagtaaatatgcaattaagtttaatttgattatgttttgagtagatatttcacttatttgttagttttgtagagATTATGAACAAGAGAGCATGGGATTGCATGAACATAATTTGGAAGGAGTTTGAATGGCAGTTTGGAAGCACTTGAAGAACAAAGCTTGGAAGAAATGGTTTAAaggaagcttgcaaggcaaggaagctgaactTCCTTCAATTCGCGTCGCGACCCTTGTTGGTGCCACGAACCTTGCGAAGACAACAAGCTTGTTATTTGGTTTGGACCAATTGTTATGCTTTGAACCCAACTTAAGTGTGATAGTTTTAGATCATTTTTAGAGCACTTTTCTGTTTTAGACCAAAATGATACATTTAGGGAAAGGATGAACTCTTTAAACACACAATGGGAGAAAAAGAAAGGATAATCATTCACAAGTTGGAGAAGAAAAACATAGGTTATTTTTTGTATTTCATTTTGCTGTCAAAtatgatgatgaggagctaaacccccattttgtcaagattggaggtagtagctattccttATTGATTATGTATTCCTATTGACTCTTGTATGTGACAAAAAATTATGGATGTAATGATTGATATTTTTGCCCTATTTTTAGTATTCAGATTTGAGTTATTGTTGAGAAATATTATTCAAGTCTTGACTTAAAATatgctttcaagtagtgaataagttgtagaaatagatttatacacTAGTCTTCTTTTGTACCAAAGATTAAAGATTTTTATATTAATAGTTAGGTGGAGATATCGTCTAAcgattaatatagtgattatcacaatcttatttagaaataaatgttattgagaggatacttgaatatcatcaataattttgagtccatatagttgtcattaaggaaacataagaaatttggatagtgaactccaatcttgccaaaccttttatatttgatttttaaACTAATTTCATTGTCTTAGTGTCATTTTACTCAAGAGATAACTATTCAATCAAAATAACTTGGTTACATTTCAAACTTATAACAATTGGAATTATAGAACGGtggtaatatcaaccaatctctgtggatacgatataaaaatatttgtcggaaatatacttttcaacaaattggcgccgttgccggggattggtgttcgatattacaagcattgcaataattcattgttctaagttttttttaatttttactactatcactcttgtgtttcacttggtttgttagttttgtagattctagtgcatgcgaggaaaggccaccgaggagcaatttcaattcgacCCTGAAATTTAAAGAACACTTcgaaagctcaatagcaaaacatgaagaagaaggaaactagccgaagagaggaaccaGAGAGAAGAAGTATCTACTTCTTCACTTGTTCAAATAGAAGAAATGAGTGTAGAAccttgtgaaggaaacatggcggatgatactcctaccgaaatgtccgctaatagtccaaggCGGAATGCCCAATTTGCTCATGGTGGAAGGAACACAGAGATGAAAaccggaatcctccaactcctttatgcaaatccattcaccggaatggaccataaagatccgtatacccatctcatcaaattctatgagattgcgggttctacgggaatagaggaagcgggtgaagaagcattattcaagagaATGTTCCCACAttccttagtgggaaaggcaaaagagtggtatcttgatcaagcaccaagagtgatgacggattggaacttattagaagaaaagtttctagaaagatattttcctcaatcccgattcatggaagccaaaacggctattgcggtattcactcaagggAGCAACGAGTCCCTAAAcgaggcttgggaaagattcaagtcaatgttgagaaaatgcaaaggCCATGGTTTTGATGAACTCACTCAAATCCACATTTTTCTAAATGGACTCCAATCGACTCACAaaacacttttggatgctaccgtgggtggctctcttatgtcaaagaatgcggaagaggcgaaagtcattattgaccggatggcactcaatgatcgtcaaagtcaacatgatcgtagTCCTTCACAAAGGAAACCAGGAGTTCTTGaattaaataccaatgatgctattcttgcccaaaacaagtTACTTTCTCAACTAGTGGAGTTGCTCACTC includes these proteins:
- the LOC127123629 gene encoding uncharacterized protein LOC127123629 gives rise to the protein MCKPTDVTEDRVKLRLFMLSLIGRSKDWLLFLPSGTITWKEYEDKFLERFFTNTQFTERWAEIVNFEQQETKSLYDSWEIFKLLLRRCPNHNINNKEQIQNFIKGLKTQTHMLLDASAGGTTRSMTEPQVKDLIEKMCMNEYCSKIKRSVKIEIMGTPKGMLVVDTHTAILAKIKLLNKKLAENNLGKDNVSQVQALTCDFCGGEHANERCYLEGSGEEVQFTNFWKNNPYSNTYNPGWQDHPNFYWRNNQNSSANQGMQQGQQASFQRKPSQLEEIVQNFIKVTQISFDMVNKNHETMSRNHDAFIKKLEMQIVETSFGVITAKGKAEIVKEDVI